The following coding sequences lie in one Saccopteryx bilineata isolate mSacBil1 chromosome 5, mSacBil1_pri_phased_curated, whole genome shotgun sequence genomic window:
- the HOXD3 gene encoding homeobox protein Hox-D3: protein MLFEQGQQALEFPECTMQKAAYYENPGLFGGYGYSKATDTYGYSTSHQRYPPPAAANSLDTDYPGSACSIQSSAPLRVPAHKGAELNGSCMRPGTGNSQGGGGGSQPPGLNSEQQPPQPPPPPPTLPPSSPPNPGGGVPAKKTKGGPNASGSSATISKQIFPWMKESRQNSKQKNSCATAGESCEDKSPPGPASKRVRTAYTSAQLVELEKEFHFNRYLCRPRRVEMANLLNLTERQIKIWFQNRRMKYKKDQKAKGILHSPAGQSPERSPPLGGSAGHVAYSGQLPPVPGLAYDAPSPPAFAKSQPNMYGLAAYTAPLSSCLPQQKRYAAPEFEPHPMASNSGGFASANLQGSPVYVGGNFVDSMAPASGPVFNLGHLSHPSSASVDYSCAAQIPGNHHHGPCDPHPTYTDLSAHHSSQGRLPEAPKLTHL, encoded by the exons ATGTTATTTGAGCAGGGTCAGCAGGCCCTGGAGTTTCCTGAGTGCACGATGCAGAAGGCTGCTTACTATGAAAACCCAGGACTCTTTGGAGGCTATGGCTACAGCAAAGCCACTGACACTTATGGCTACAGTACCTCCCATCAGCGTTATCCACCCCCTGCTGCTGCCAACTCCTTGGACACTGATTACCCAGGTTCTGCCTGCTCCATACAGAGCTCTGCACCTCTACGAGTGCCAGCCCACAAGGGGGCTGAACTCAATGGCAGCTGCATGAGGCCTGGCACTGGAAACAGccagggtggggggggtggcAGCCAGCCTCCTGGTCTGAACTCAGAGCAGCAGCCACCACAGCCCCCTCCTCCACCACCGACTCTGCCCCCATCCTCACCCCCCAATCCTGGAGGTGGAGTGCCTGCCAAGAAGACCAAGGGTGGACCCAATGCTTCTGGCTCTTCAGCCACCATCAGCAAGCAGATCTTCCCCTGGATGAAAGAGTCCCGACAGAACTCCAAGCAGAAGAACAGCTGTGCCACTGCAG GAGAGAGCTGCGAGGACAAGAGCCCGCCGGGCCCAGCGTCCAAGCGGGTGCGCACCGCATACACAAGCGCGCAGCTGGTGGAACTGGAGAAAGAATTTCACTTCAACCGCTACTTGTGCCGGCCACGCCGTGTGGAGATGGCCAACCTGCTGAACCTCACCGAGCGCCAGATCAAGATTTGGTTCCAGAACCGACGCATGAAGTACAAGAAGGACCAGAAGGCCAAGGGCATCCTGCACTCGCCAGCAGGTCAGTCCCCGGAACGCAGCCCGCCGCTCGGCGGCTCCGCGGGCCACGTGGCCTACTCGGGCCAGCTGCCGCCCGTGCCGGGCCTCGCCTACGACGCGCCCTCGCCTCCCGCCTTCGCGAAGTCCCAGCCCAACATGTACGGCCTGGCCGCCTACACGGCGCCGCTCAGCAGCTGCCTGCCGCAGCAGAAGCGCTACGCGGCGCCCGAGTTCGAGCCCCACCCCATGGCGAGCAACAGCGGCGGCTTCGCCAGCGCCAACCTGCAGGGCAGCCCGGTGTACGTGGGCGGCAACTTCGTCGACTCCATGGCGCCCGCGTCCGGGCCGGTCTTCAACCTCGGCCACCTCTCGCACCCGTCTTCGGCGAGCGTGGACTACAGTTGCGCCGCGCAGATTCCCGGCAACCACCACCACGGACCGTGCGACCCGCACCCCACCTACACAGATCTCTCGGCCCACCACTCGTCTCAGGGACGCCTGCCCGAGGCCCCCAAACTGACACATCTGTAG